One window of the Amycolatopsis mediterranei genome contains the following:
- a CDS encoding GTP pyrophosphokinase family protein has product MTTDPAAEDLREAADELAVAGQLPRFLLMYKFAIEELMTKLRILSEEFDFVHQHDPIEHITSRVKRPEAIKEKVRRRGLGDDWVSAAAALDDIAGIRVVCPFVSDVHEVARMLTAQDDVELLRTKDYITSPKANGYRSLHLIVRIPVFLSDRVEKVKVEVQLRTIAMDFWAAVEHKLSYKYRDSVPPDFAGELAAAARTAADLDRRMAALYERIR; this is encoded by the coding sequence GTGACCACCGACCCGGCGGCCGAGGACCTGCGCGAGGCGGCCGACGAGCTCGCCGTCGCCGGGCAGCTCCCGCGATTCCTGCTGATGTACAAGTTCGCCATCGAAGAGCTGATGACGAAGCTGCGGATCCTCAGCGAGGAATTCGACTTCGTCCACCAGCACGACCCGATCGAGCACATCACGAGCCGGGTGAAGCGGCCCGAAGCCATCAAAGAAAAAGTGCGCCGCCGCGGCCTCGGCGACGATTGGGTCTCTGCCGCCGCTGCGCTTGACGACATCGCCGGGATCCGTGTCGTCTGCCCGTTCGTTTCCGACGTCCACGAGGTCGCGCGCATGCTCACCGCGCAGGACGACGTCGAACTGCTGCGCACCAAGGACTACATCACCAGCCCGAAGGCGAACGGCTACCGCAGCCTGCACCTCATCGTCCGCATCCCGGTCTTCCTGTCCGACCGGGTGGAAAAGGTGAAGGTCGAAGTGCAGCTGCGCACCATCGCCATGGACTTCTGGGCGGCGGTCGAACACAAGCTGTCGTACAAGTACCGCGACAGCGTCCCGCCCGACTTCGCCGGCGAACTCGCGGCGGCGGCCCGGACGGCGGCCGACCTCGACAGGCGGATGGCCGCGCTGTACGAACGGATCCGTTAA
- a CDS encoding TetR/AcrR family transcriptional regulator C-terminal domain-containing protein encodes MTRERILLAGLALVDEAGLDAVSMRKLARRLGVDPMSLYNHVDGKDALLDGIAEILLAAIPTPPPEADLRGTMSSLAHGFRAAMLDHPRAAPLVLTRRLASMTALAPVEAVLGPLLAAGFPPERAVHGLRAVLAFLTGTLMREVEAAPTFGGSARRLADLSASGLPAVAAAAPYLAVCDHEAEFEFGLRIMLDALGEP; translated from the coding sequence TTGACGCGCGAACGGATCCTGCTCGCCGGGCTCGCCCTCGTCGACGAAGCGGGCTTGGACGCGGTGAGCATGCGCAAGCTGGCGCGCCGGCTCGGCGTCGACCCGATGAGCCTGTACAACCACGTCGACGGCAAGGACGCGTTGCTGGACGGGATCGCCGAGATCCTGCTCGCGGCCATCCCCACGCCGCCACCGGAGGCGGACCTGCGGGGCACGATGTCGTCGCTGGCGCACGGGTTCCGGGCCGCGATGCTCGACCACCCGCGGGCGGCGCCGCTCGTGCTGACCCGCCGGCTCGCGTCGATGACAGCGCTGGCCCCGGTGGAGGCGGTGCTCGGCCCGCTGCTCGCGGCGGGCTTCCCGCCGGAGCGCGCGGTGCACGGGCTGCGGGCCGTGCTGGCGTTCCTCACCGGCACGCTGATGCGCGAGGTCGAGGCCGCGCCGACGTTCGGCGGCAGCGCCCGGCGGCTCGCGGACCTTTCGGCGTCCGGGCTGCCCGCGGTCGCGGCGGCGGCGCCCTACCTGGCGGTGTGCGACCACGAAGCGGAGTTCGAATTCGGGCTGCGGATCATGCTCGACGCCCTCGGCGAGCCTTAA
- a CDS encoding cytochrome P450, protein MLEGALARAKPVVRWGLGHALPRTVLRREARRGDLQGRMVVAAADGSDLTGLFEEIRETGPLARTRFGWMTTTHATVREVLAGEDFRVGVIGSDGSALGRLVEWSAGEHLHPVRPPSLLAVNPPEHTRYRKLVTGVFTVRAVEQLRGRVQEIADGLLDTLDPGAPLDLVESYCGLLPVTVISEILGVPPSDLGKVLSLGAAAAPSLDLGLGWRTFRHVETALAEFDTWLGEHLGHLRRNPGNDLFSKLVAARDGGVGLTETELKSTAGLVLAAGFETTVNLLGSGIALLAGDPGQLAVLRERPELWGNAVEEVLRYDPPVLLTGRLATRATEVAGVPLPRGALVTTVLAGANRDPGVFADPAVFDVARAGARDHVSFGAGRHHCLGASLARMEGEIGLRTIFDRFPGLRVLPGGRRRSTRILRGYETLPAVLAP, encoded by the coding sequence GTGCTCGAAGGAGCCCTGGCCCGCGCGAAACCCGTCGTCCGCTGGGGCCTCGGCCACGCGCTCCCCCGGACCGTGCTGCGCCGCGAGGCCCGGCGCGGGGACCTCCAGGGGCGGATGGTCGTCGCCGCGGCCGACGGCAGCGACCTGACCGGCCTGTTCGAGGAGATCCGCGAGACCGGCCCGCTCGCCCGCACCCGGTTCGGCTGGATGACCACCACGCACGCCACGGTGCGGGAGGTGCTCGCCGGCGAAGACTTCCGCGTCGGCGTCATCGGGTCGGACGGCTCGGCGCTCGGCCGTCTGGTCGAGTGGTCGGCCGGCGAGCACCTGCACCCGGTGCGGCCGCCGTCGCTGCTCGCCGTCAACCCGCCCGAGCACACCCGCTACCGCAAGCTGGTCACCGGCGTGTTCACCGTGCGCGCGGTCGAGCAGCTGCGCGGCCGGGTGCAGGAGATCGCGGACGGCCTGCTCGACACGCTCGACCCCGGCGCCCCGCTCGACCTCGTCGAGTCCTACTGCGGCCTGCTGCCGGTGACGGTCATCAGCGAGATCCTCGGCGTCCCGCCGTCCGACCTCGGCAAGGTGCTGTCCCTGGGCGCGGCGGCGGCGCCCAGCCTCGACCTCGGGCTCGGCTGGCGGACGTTCCGCCACGTCGAAACCGCGCTGGCCGAGTTCGACACCTGGCTCGGCGAGCACCTCGGCCACCTGCGCCGGAACCCCGGGAACGACCTGTTCAGCAAGCTCGTCGCGGCCCGTGACGGCGGCGTCGGCCTCACCGAGACGGAGCTGAAGTCCACCGCGGGCCTGGTGCTGGCGGCCGGCTTCGAGACGACCGTCAACCTGCTCGGCAGCGGCATCGCGCTGCTCGCGGGTGATCCCGGGCAGCTCGCCGTGTTGCGCGAGCGGCCGGAGCTGTGGGGCAACGCCGTCGAGGAGGTGCTGCGGTACGACCCGCCGGTGCTGCTGACCGGCCGGCTGGCCACGCGCGCGACCGAGGTCGCCGGGGTGCCGCTGCCCCGCGGGGCGCTGGTCACGACCGTGCTGGCGGGCGCGAATCGCGACCCCGGGGTGTTCGCCGATCCGGCCGTCTTCGACGTCGCCCGGGCCGGCGCGCGCGACCACGTGTCGTTCGGCGCCGGCCGCCACCACTGCCTGGGTGCGTCGCTGGCGCGCATGGAGGGCGAGATCGGCCTGCGCACGATCTTCGACCGGTTCCCCGGCCTGCGCGTGCTGCCCGGCGGCCGCCGGCGGTCGACGCGCATCCTGCGTGGCTACGAGACCCTGCCCGCGGTGCTCGCGCCGTGA
- a CDS encoding DUF998 domain-containing protein, whose protein sequence is MSVVVSLTGIAALVLGAGLVLLLQVIPPTDRISVTRRTISEYGLSEHKGVFALAVVLVALGSAAGLAVLRAQRRLPVPAAVLGTLWTVGLLVIVAFPKPDWAAVSRADFGGTLHRIASVVAFVALPLAVLVAARTAFPSSPGRRLLARVLAIGSLGWFAVILGAVVVAAAEDGRWWTLIPLGLVERGMALTELLALGVLLAPVGERPGPSR, encoded by the coding sequence ATGTCCGTCGTGGTCTCGTTGACGGGCATCGCGGCCTTGGTGCTCGGCGCCGGCCTGGTGCTGCTGCTGCAGGTCATCCCGCCCACCGACCGGATCAGCGTCACCCGCCGCACGATCAGCGAATACGGCTTGTCCGAGCACAAGGGGGTCTTCGCCCTCGCGGTGGTCCTGGTCGCCCTCGGCTCGGCGGCCGGCTTGGCGGTGCTGCGCGCCCAGCGGCGGCTCCCGGTGCCCGCGGCCGTCCTGGGGACACTGTGGACAGTCGGGCTGCTGGTCATCGTGGCGTTCCCCAAACCGGACTGGGCGGCGGTCTCGCGCGCGGACTTCGGCGGCACGCTGCACCGGATCGCCAGCGTGGTGGCGTTCGTGGCCCTGCCGCTGGCGGTCCTGGTCGCGGCGCGCACGGCGTTCCCCTCGTCGCCGGGCCGCCGCCTGCTGGCGCGCGTGCTGGCGATCGGGTCGCTGGGCTGGTTCGCGGTGATCCTGGGCGCGGTGGTGGTCGCCGCGGCGGAAGACGGCCGCTGGTGGACGCTCATCCCGCTGGGCCTGGTGGAACGCGGGATGGCGCTGACGGAACTGCTCGCGCTGGGCGTGCTGCTGGCGCCGGTCGGGGAACGGCCGGGGCCATCGCGGTGA
- a CDS encoding M14 family zinc carboxypeptidase: MLASAVALAGTFVVLPSGTAGAAQNILRADKSVARSCFAKVLPLGTSGTDRREVTSTVDGLVQARLKPVQGAEGDWDVAVFDKATGTVVAASAALRSHELAESFVKKGQELVVQGCRYAGSAGQAQLGVDFLALTPQGTPTGTTPAAQRAELVRVETPTRADKNKLTALGLDVTEKGDATGVEVVLADDADRQTLKNSGFKSKVVEADLSAKSVQDAKTDRQYAAKTDASALPSGRTSYRHLYEYNFEMKELARKNPNLVSAFTMPESTWEGRDVVGVEIATDVKNLTDGKPVNFTMGVHHAREWPAGEHVMEWAYELVNGYSRDPAIRSLVGKTRNIVVPIINPDGFEISREAEPKGDFTRFDYEMKRKNCNVNDSPPQYATGVCKANPGGRLRGTDPNRNYGGFWGGNGAELAWSGDTFRGSAPFSEPEVRNVRSIVSSRQVTNLLTMHTVAALVLRPPGVADVRPPLEEPQYKALGDKLASRNGYTSEPSWALYDTTGTTEDWSYWATAGWGFTIEVGGNGFHGPYADSVVAEYAGLAPAAGAGKGGNRQAFLDMLGNAADPQQHSTLIGSAPKNYQLKLHKTFQTPTSPVIQPDGSTKPPLYITDDLNSKFTATGGRFAWSVNPSTRPYVAGRYGRDPQGPAQQGFAVANPAGVPPINQNYPTDATAESFTFHVDGLPKVDNGKFSVNINWKNTTTDWDLYVYDAAGNLVTSSANGGTTSEHAVLFDPPAGDYKAVVVNYDQTDPNAVDDWTGDVSFSSPIPPTYGTKEAYQLTCSAPNGKLVGVADVFADRGQTVDVGEVCTRSAHAQKQRASGGVR, from the coding sequence ATGCTGGCTTCGGCCGTCGCGCTGGCCGGAACGTTCGTCGTGTTGCCGTCCGGCACCGCGGGTGCGGCGCAGAACATCCTGCGCGCCGACAAGTCGGTCGCCCGCTCTTGCTTCGCGAAGGTCCTGCCCCTGGGCACGTCGGGCACCGATCGCCGCGAGGTGACGTCCACCGTGGACGGTCTCGTCCAGGCGCGGCTCAAGCCGGTGCAGGGTGCGGAGGGTGACTGGGACGTCGCCGTGTTCGACAAGGCCACCGGCACGGTGGTCGCCGCCTCGGCGGCGTTGCGCAGCCACGAACTCGCCGAAAGCTTCGTGAAGAAGGGGCAGGAGCTCGTCGTCCAGGGCTGCCGTTACGCCGGCTCGGCCGGTCAGGCCCAGCTGGGTGTCGACTTCCTGGCGCTGACGCCGCAGGGCACGCCGACCGGGACGACCCCGGCGGCCCAGCGCGCCGAGCTCGTCCGCGTCGAGACGCCGACGCGCGCCGACAAGAACAAGCTGACCGCACTCGGCCTCGACGTCACGGAGAAGGGTGACGCGACCGGGGTCGAGGTCGTCCTCGCCGACGACGCCGACCGCCAGACGCTGAAGAACAGCGGCTTCAAGTCGAAGGTCGTCGAGGCGGACCTGTCGGCCAAGTCCGTCCAGGACGCGAAGACCGACCGCCAGTACGCCGCGAAGACGGACGCTTCGGCGCTGCCGTCCGGGCGCACCAGCTACCGGCACCTCTACGAGTACAACTTCGAAATGAAGGAACTCGCCCGCAAGAACCCGAACCTGGTTTCGGCGTTCACCATGCCGGAGTCGACCTGGGAAGGCCGGGACGTCGTCGGCGTCGAAATCGCCACGGACGTCAAGAACCTGACCGACGGCAAGCCGGTGAACTTCACCATGGGCGTGCACCACGCCCGGGAGTGGCCGGCCGGCGAGCACGTCATGGAGTGGGCGTACGAGCTGGTCAACGGTTACTCGCGTGACCCCGCCATCCGGTCGCTGGTCGGCAAGACGCGCAACATCGTCGTGCCGATCATCAACCCGGACGGCTTCGAGATCTCCCGCGAGGCCGAGCCCAAGGGCGACTTCACCCGGTTCGACTATGAAATGAAGCGCAAGAACTGCAACGTCAACGACTCGCCGCCGCAGTACGCCACCGGCGTGTGCAAGGCGAACCCGGGCGGCCGCCTGCGCGGCACCGACCCCAACCGCAACTACGGCGGCTTCTGGGGCGGCAACGGCGCCGAGCTGGCCTGGAGCGGCGACACCTTCCGCGGGTCCGCGCCGTTCAGCGAGCCCGAGGTGCGGAACGTGCGCTCGATCGTGTCCTCGCGCCAGGTGACGAACCTGCTGACGATGCACACCGTCGCCGCGCTGGTGCTGCGCCCGCCGGGCGTGGCGGACGTCCGCCCGCCGCTGGAGGAGCCGCAGTACAAGGCCCTCGGCGACAAGCTGGCCTCGCGCAACGGCTACACGAGCGAGCCGAGCTGGGCGCTCTACGACACGACCGGCACCACCGAGGACTGGTCGTACTGGGCCACCGCCGGCTGGGGCTTCACGATCGAGGTCGGCGGCAACGGCTTCCACGGTCCCTACGCCGACAGCGTCGTGGCCGAGTACGCGGGCCTGGCCCCGGCGGCCGGCGCCGGCAAGGGCGGCAACCGCCAGGCGTTCCTGGACATGCTGGGCAACGCGGCCGACCCGCAGCAGCACTCCACGCTGATCGGCTCGGCGCCGAAGAACTACCAGCTCAAGCTGCACAAGACGTTCCAGACGCCGACGTCGCCGGTGATCCAGCCCGACGGCTCCACCAAGCCGCCGCTCTACATCACCGACGACCTGAACTCGAAGTTCACCGCCACCGGCGGGCGCTTCGCGTGGTCGGTCAACCCGTCGACGCGGCCGTACGTGGCCGGCCGGTACGGGCGCGACCCGCAGGGCCCGGCGCAGCAGGGCTTCGCGGTCGCCAACCCGGCCGGGGTGCCGCCGATCAACCAGAACTACCCGACGGACGCGACGGCGGAGAGCTTCACCTTCCACGTCGACGGCCTGCCGAAGGTCGACAACGGGAAGTTCAGCGTCAACATCAACTGGAAGAACACCACGACCGACTGGGACCTCTACGTCTACGACGCGGCGGGCAACCTGGTCACCTCGTCGGCGAACGGCGGCACGACGTCCGAGCACGCCGTGCTGTTCGACCCGCCGGCCGGCGACTACAAGGCCGTGGTGGTCAACTACGACCAGACCGACCCGAACGCGGTCGACGACTGGACCGGCGACGTGTCGTTCTCGTCGCCGATCCCGCCGACCTACGGCACGAAGGAGGCCTACCAGCTGACCTGCTCGGCCCCGAACGGCAAGCTCGTCGGCGTCGCGGACGTCTTCGCCGACCGCGGCCAGACGGTCGACGTCGGCGAGGTCTGCACCCGCTCCGCGCACGCGCAGAAGCAGCGCGCTTCGGGCGGCGTCCGGTAG
- a CDS encoding LysE family translocator translates to MSPAATLATVLLAYLPAAISPGPNFVLIAHTAATGTRRTAVAIALGVVAAGGLLAAVAVFGLGGVLARTPWLATALRVTCGGYLAWLGVRLWWHARAPADPGGPGGPGGPVVPDEGGVAATPPAQATAPPPQDAAATTPPDQAATPPPQRELAGTPPSQATIPPPQGEVAPAPPDRDEVAPTPSDQERPARPGSAFRRGVVSNLTNPKAAAFFGSVLTATLPPTEPVAVRAAAVALIVAVSAGWHLSVALLFSSPVTQQWYARAEPALNRVVGTVLVVLGLTLAVTP, encoded by the coding sequence GTGAGTCCCGCCGCGACCCTCGCCACGGTCCTGCTGGCCTACCTCCCGGCCGCGATCTCGCCCGGCCCGAACTTCGTCCTCATCGCGCACACGGCCGCCACCGGGACGCGCCGGACCGCGGTGGCGATCGCGCTCGGGGTGGTCGCCGCGGGCGGGCTGCTGGCCGCGGTCGCCGTCTTCGGACTGGGCGGCGTGCTGGCCAGGACGCCGTGGCTGGCGACGGCGCTGCGCGTGACGTGCGGCGGCTATCTGGCGTGGCTGGGCGTGCGGCTGTGGTGGCACGCCCGCGCGCCCGCCGATCCCGGCGGTCCCGGCGGTCCCGGCGGTCCCGTGGTGCCCGACGAGGGCGGCGTGGCGGCCACCCCGCCGGCCCAGGCGACGGCCCCGCCGCCCCAGGACGCGGCGGCGACCACCCCGCCGGACCAGGCCGCGACCCCGCCGCCCCAGCGCGAGTTGGCGGGCACCCCGCCGAGCCAGGCCACGATCCCGCCTCCCCAAGGCGAGGTGGCGCCCGCCCCGCCGGACCGGGACGAGGTGGCACCCACCCCGTCAGACCAAGAAAGGCCGGCCCGGCCCGGCAGCGCCTTCCGCCGCGGCGTCGTCAGCAACCTCACCAACCCCAAGGCCGCCGCGTTCTTCGGCAGCGTCCTCACCGCGACCCTCCCTCCGACCGAACCCGTCGCCGTGCGAGCCGCCGCCGTCGCCCTGATCGTCGCCGTCTCGGCCGGCTGGCACCTGAGCGTGGCGCTGCTGTTCTCCTCCCCCGTCACCCAGCAGTGGTACGCCCGCGCCGAACCGGCCCTCAACCGCGTCGTGGGCACCGTTCTCGTCGTTCTGGGCCTGACCCTCGCCGTAACGCCGTGA
- a CDS encoding J domain-containing protein, with amino-acid sequence MPDVDYYEVLGLRRDATAAEVKAAYRRLAKTMHPDGGGTVGTFRLLREAYDLLSDPVARARYDAGGATVVPVPVRPRPRRRFGDEPGFVPDLPELDAEDLSWWHFAGEDTRMRHGRRREPGHMPVVAAVAGMVFVLLPLVTGAGFSPPMLVVWLLLTAGTALLVQRLARGYLRAAKAREAYAAEFGGRTVFGAPGTERDELAERLTADLLEGYLTRLPGARIFHGLAWPGSVFADVDHAVLCGKRLVLIESKLWLPGHYETAEDGRLLRNGRPFRGGGSRLEESLAAYRELLPGVALRGAMIVYPSRSGDLTTADPGELAVAPMTPEEFLHEIGEWLAADPSTVDHDTLRTMRDQVVGGGRAA; translated from the coding sequence GTGCCCGACGTCGACTACTACGAGGTGCTCGGCCTCCGCCGCGACGCCACGGCGGCCGAAGTCAAGGCGGCCTACCGCCGGCTGGCCAAGACCATGCACCCGGACGGCGGCGGCACGGTCGGCACGTTCCGGCTGCTGCGCGAGGCCTACGACCTCCTGAGCGATCCGGTCGCCCGCGCGCGCTACGACGCCGGCGGCGCGACCGTGGTGCCGGTCCCGGTCCGGCCGCGTCCCCGGCGGCGTTTCGGCGACGAGCCCGGGTTCGTCCCCGACCTGCCCGAGCTGGACGCCGAGGACCTGAGCTGGTGGCACTTCGCCGGGGAGGACACGCGGATGCGGCACGGCCGGCGCCGCGAGCCCGGGCACATGCCGGTGGTCGCCGCGGTGGCCGGGATGGTGTTCGTGCTGCTGCCGCTGGTCACCGGGGCCGGGTTCTCGCCGCCGATGCTCGTCGTCTGGCTGCTGCTGACGGCCGGCACGGCGCTGCTGGTCCAGCGGCTGGCGCGCGGGTACCTGCGGGCCGCGAAGGCGCGCGAGGCGTACGCCGCGGAGTTCGGCGGCCGCACGGTGTTCGGCGCGCCCGGCACCGAGCGCGACGAGCTGGCCGAGCGGCTCACCGCCGACCTGCTCGAGGGCTACCTGACCCGGCTGCCGGGCGCCCGCATCTTCCACGGCCTGGCCTGGCCGGGCTCGGTGTTCGCCGACGTCGACCACGCGGTGCTGTGCGGGAAGCGGCTGGTGCTCATCGAGTCGAAGCTGTGGCTGCCGGGCCACTACGAAACGGCGGAGGACGGCAGGCTGCTGCGCAACGGCCGCCCGTTCCGCGGCGGCGGCAGCCGGCTCGAAGAGAGCCTGGCGGCCTACCGCGAGCTGCTGCCGGGAGTGGCGCTGCGGGGCGCGATGATCGTGTACCCGAGCCGCAGCGGCGACCTGACCACGGCGGACCCGGGCGAGCTGGCGGTCGCGCCGATGACACCGGAAGAGTTCCTGCACGAGATCGGCGAGTGGCTGGCGGCGGATCCGTCCACAGTGGACCACGACACGCTGCGGACGATGCGCGACCAGGTGGTCGGCGGCGGTCGCGCGGCATGA
- a CDS encoding AMP-binding protein, translating into MRLSPSAHTDSFCRDRLPPADQWPRLVFDLPELHYPGRLNAATALLDETAARLGPDRPCLRSPHETWTYGDVLARANRIAHVLTAELGIVPGNRVLLRGTNAPWLAACWLGVLKAGAVAVTTMPMLRRGELDKIIDRARPTVALCDERLLAELPPTLPVVPYRTASDSTGSGSTGGAGLAERCARHPATFADVPTAADDVALLAFTSGTTGTPKATMHFHRDLLAIADTFSRHVLRPTPDDLFCGTPPLAFTFGLGGLLVFPLHVGASVLLLERATPQELASIVAEQAVTVLFTAPTAYRAILGSGDGPLLTGVRRAVSAGEALPAAVAERYREVVGSPLIDGIGSTEMLHVFISAAGDDARPGRTGKVVPGFRAAVLDADGRPAPDGTPGLLAVQGPTGCRYLGDPRQADYVRDGWNITGDTYVREPDGYFRFVARSDDMIVSSGYNIAAPEVEEVLLTHPDVEECAVVGTPDPDRGAVVTAFVVLRPGVAPGPDVVHALQEHAKAVAAPYKYPRRVRFLDALPRNAGGKLQRYLLRER; encoded by the coding sequence ATGAGGCTTTCTCCCAGCGCGCACACGGACTCGTTCTGCCGCGACCGGCTGCCACCCGCCGACCAGTGGCCGCGGCTGGTGTTCGACCTGCCGGAGCTGCACTACCCCGGCCGCCTCAACGCCGCGACCGCGTTGCTCGACGAGACCGCCGCCCGCCTCGGCCCGGACCGCCCCTGCCTGCGTTCCCCGCACGAGACGTGGACCTACGGCGACGTCCTGGCCCGCGCCAACCGGATCGCGCACGTCCTCACCGCCGAGCTCGGTATCGTGCCGGGCAACCGCGTGCTGCTGCGCGGCACCAACGCCCCGTGGCTCGCGGCCTGCTGGCTCGGCGTCCTGAAGGCCGGAGCCGTCGCCGTCACGACCATGCCGATGCTGCGCCGCGGCGAGCTCGACAAGATCATCGACCGGGCGCGGCCCACGGTGGCCCTGTGCGACGAGCGCCTGCTCGCCGAACTGCCGCCGACGCTGCCCGTGGTGCCCTACCGCACAGCGTCCGACAGCACCGGGTCCGGCAGCACCGGGGGCGCCGGACTGGCCGAACGCTGCGCCCGGCACCCGGCGACCTTCGCCGACGTGCCGACGGCCGCCGACGACGTCGCCCTGCTCGCCTTCACCTCCGGCACGACCGGGACACCGAAGGCCACCATGCACTTCCACCGCGACCTGCTCGCCATCGCCGACACGTTCTCCCGGCACGTCCTCCGGCCCACCCCGGACGACCTCTTCTGCGGCACCCCGCCCCTGGCCTTCACCTTCGGCCTGGGCGGCCTCCTGGTGTTCCCGCTGCACGTCGGCGCGTCGGTGCTCCTGCTGGAACGCGCGACACCCCAGGAGCTGGCGTCGATCGTCGCCGAGCAGGCGGTGACGGTGCTGTTCACCGCCCCGACCGCCTACCGCGCGATCCTCGGCTCCGGCGACGGGCCCCTGCTGACCGGGGTCCGCCGTGCCGTCTCCGCCGGGGAGGCGCTGCCCGCCGCCGTGGCCGAGCGGTACCGCGAGGTCGTCGGATCGCCGTTGATCGACGGCATCGGCAGCACGGAGATGCTGCACGTGTTCATCTCCGCCGCGGGCGACGACGCCCGCCCCGGCCGGACGGGCAAGGTCGTCCCCGGCTTCCGCGCCGCCGTCCTGGACGCCGACGGCCGGCCGGCGCCGGACGGCACACCCGGGCTGCTCGCCGTCCAGGGCCCCACCGGCTGCCGCTACCTCGGCGACCCCCGGCAGGCCGACTACGTCCGCGACGGCTGGAACATCACCGGCGACACCTATGTCCGCGAGCCGGACGGCTACTTCCGCTTCGTGGCGCGCAGCGACGACATGATCGTCTCTTCCGGTTACAACATCGCGGCTCCCGAGGTCGAAGAGGTGCTCCTGACGCACCCGGACGTCGAGGAGTGCGCGGTCGTCGGCACGCCCGACCCGGACCGGGGCGCGGTCGTGACGGCCTTCGTCGTGCTCCGGCCCGGCGTCGCCCCGGGCCCGGACGTCGTGCACGCCCTGCAGGAGCACGCCAAAGCCGTTGCCGCGCCGTACAAGTACCCGCGCCGGGTGCGTTTCCTCGACGCACTGCCGCGCAATGCCGGCGGCAAGCTGCAGCGGTACCTGCTGCGCGAGCGCTGA
- a CDS encoding DinB family protein, translated as MVETPEPPPTLADPRALLLGYLDHNAAAILRKLEGLSECDLRRSVLPSGWTPLGMVKHLACTERFWIRYLFAGEDVDFSWPRTADQEWFVAPAEPSADITAFFLAERENCARLAAVTPLDGRAVRTTRRGGAEEHPTFAWILCHLVQSFARHAGHLDVGRELIDGVTGK; from the coding sequence ATGGTCGAGACGCCCGAACCGCCGCCCACGCTGGCCGATCCGCGCGCGCTGCTGCTGGGCTACCTCGACCACAACGCCGCCGCCATCCTGCGCAAGCTCGAGGGCCTCTCCGAATGCGACCTGCGCCGGAGCGTGCTGCCGTCGGGGTGGACGCCGCTGGGCATGGTCAAGCACCTCGCCTGCACCGAGCGCTTCTGGATCCGGTACCTGTTCGCCGGCGAGGACGTCGACTTCTCCTGGCCCCGCACCGCCGACCAGGAATGGTTCGTCGCGCCGGCGGAACCGTCGGCGGACATCACCGCGTTCTTCCTGGCCGAGCGCGAAAACTGCGCGCGGCTCGCCGCGGTCACCCCGCTGGACGGCCGGGCCGTCCGCACGACCCGCCGCGGCGGCGCCGAAGAGCACCCCACGTTCGCGTGGATCCTGTGCCACCTGGTGCAGAGCTTCGCCCGGCACGCCGGGCACCTGGACGTCGGCCGCGAGCTGATCGACGGCGTGACCGGCAAATAG
- a CDS encoding transporter substrate-binding domain-containing protein: MGDLSAVARDLTPTGPLRAAINLGNPVLAHGTPAEPGGVTVEIAHEVAARLAVPVEFACFDAARKSFEALTSGAADLGFLAIEPARAAEVAFTGPYVLIEGVYVTADGSPFATPADVDRPDVRIGVKQGSAYDLYLTRTLRQATIVRGEDGVTAFEDQGLDVAAGIRQPMTAYAAAHPGTRVLPGRFMEIRQAVCTTPDRRPETIAFLHDLVEELKATGFVADALRRADQDATVAPPA; the protein is encoded by the coding sequence ATGGGAGATCTTTCCGCCGTCGCCCGGGACCTCACGCCCACCGGCCCGCTGCGCGCCGCGATCAACCTCGGCAATCCCGTGCTCGCGCACGGCACGCCGGCGGAACCGGGCGGGGTCACGGTCGAAATCGCGCACGAGGTGGCGGCGCGGCTGGCCGTCCCGGTGGAGTTCGCCTGCTTCGACGCGGCCCGGAAGTCGTTCGAGGCGCTGACCTCGGGAGCCGCCGACCTGGGCTTCCTGGCGATCGAGCCCGCCCGCGCGGCCGAGGTGGCGTTTACCGGTCCATACGTGCTCATCGAAGGCGTGTATGTCACGGCGGACGGCTCGCCCTTCGCCACCCCGGCCGACGTCGACCGGCCGGACGTCCGGATCGGCGTCAAGCAGGGTTCCGCGTACGACCTCTACCTGACCCGGACCCTCCGGCAGGCCACCATCGTGCGCGGCGAGGACGGTGTCACGGCGTTCGAGGACCAGGGCCTGGACGTCGCCGCCGGGATCCGGCAGCCGATGACCGCCTACGCCGCCGCCCACCCCGGGACCCGCGTGCTGCCCGGACGTTTCATGGAGATCCGGCAGGCGGTCTGCACCACCCCGGACCGCCGCCCCGAGACGATCGCGTTCCTGCACGACCTGGTCGAGGAGCTGAAGGCCACCGGCTTCGTCGCCGACGCGCTGCGCCGCGCGGACCAGGACGCCACGGTCGCCCCGCCCGCCTGA